From the genome of Microbispora sp. ZYX-F-249:
ACAGCCTGGTCAGGGCCGGCTCCAGCCAGGCCAAGGTTGCCGTGCACGCCGTACGGCAGGCCGACGGCGACCTGGCCGTCGTGATGATCAACAAGGATCCGGGCACCGCCTATCCCGTACGGCTGCGCTACACCGGGTTCACCCCCTCCGGCCGGAGCCCGGTGACGTACACCTTCACCCGGGGGGCCACCGCGCTCGTCCGGGCCGAGCACGGCGACGCGTACACCCGGACGCTCCCGCCGTACTCGATCACGACGATGACGGTGCGGGCGGCGAAGGGCCCGAAGCCCGCGCCCGCCCCGGGCACACCGACGGCGCGCGCCGTTCCCGGCGGCGTCACGGTGAGCTGGCCTCCGGCCGGTCCCACAGCGGACAGGTACGAGGTGTACCGGCAGACGGGCACGGACACCGTCCCGCTGGGCACGACCCGGGGCACCTCGCTCACGCTGCGCGGTCTGGAGCCCGGCGCGTCCTACACGGTCAACGTGCTGGCCGGGGACCGGGCCGGACGGCTGTCGCGGCCGTCCGCGCCGGTGACCTTCACCGCGCCCACGCCGCAGGACAGCACCTGCGCGGTCCGCTACCGGGTGACGCAGGGCTGGGGGCGGGGCTTCACCGCCACGGTCACCGTCGCCAACCGGGGCGCGGACGAGGTGTCCGACTGGACGCTGGCGTTCCGCTTCCCGGTCGCCGGAGAGCGGGTCAGCAGCGGGTCGGGCGGCACGTGGACGTCGGAAGGGCAGGACGTGCGGGTCGTGCCCAACGAGCAGACCAGGACGATCCCGGCGGGCGGATCCGTCACCCTGGGGTTCGTCGGCGCCAACGAGGGGGCCTACCCCTCCCCCACGGTCTTCCGCCTGAACGGCACGGTCTGCTCGACGCTGTAGTCCGCCGGTCTCAGCGCGTGACGCGGAGTTTGGACTGCTTGTGCCGGGTCCGCTCCCAGTCGTCCATGAACCTCGCCGTGAGGCCGTACCGCTCGGCGAGGTTCACGAGCGTCTCCGTCCGGTAGTAGAAGTCCTCGCGCAGCACGTGGTGCTCGGCCTTCTCCGTACGGTCGAAGGTGAAGTCGAAGAACCCGTCCGGGTGGAGGATGCGGCCGACGTGCCGGAGGCACTCGTCGATCACCTCGATCGGGCTGTGGGAGAACACGCTGTGCGCGTGGATCACGGTGAAGTGCTCGTCGGGGAGGAAGGCGAAGGTGAGGTCGTCCACCACGGTCAGGTGCGGCAGCCGTGACTGCAGCCCGCGCCGGGCGACCGTGTCCGCGGCGGCGAGCAGGATCTCGGGCGAGATGTCGACGCCGTAGTAGTGGCCCGGTTCCAGATACTCGATAAGCCGCCAGCCGAGGCGCAGGTTGCCGCAGCCGATGTCGAGGACGCGGTCGCGCGGCGTGAGGCCGTGTGCGCGCAGGTAGTCGAACTGCATCTTGCCGATCCGCAGCCAGCTCTCCCTGCCGTGGCTGCCGATCGCGGCGTCGGCGCTCAGATCCGCGATGTCGGCGCGCATGACCTCGCGGTAGTAGGAGACGTGATCGGCGGTCGTCAGGCGCAGGCGCGCGTCGCGGCTCATCCGCCGCAGGTGCGGCCAGACCTTGCCGGGGTGACGCAGAGCGTAGGCCAGCTGGTAGGAGAGGCGTGACCGCCGCCGTTTCACGTAGGGCTGTCGCTGCATGGCCCCAACCGTAGGGCGGCGTTCGCGAGGTCATTCGCATTCACGCGGAGCCTCAAGAAGAATTTGCCTGAACGCGTTTCCACCCGGCGGTGGCGCATGCGGCCTTTTGCGTGATCGGGGCGGTTTGTTGCACCGGGCCGCATCGGCCGTTTGACCTGGATATGAGAGGCTTCATGGCAAGCGCCTGCCATGTCAGGCGCAAACCCCGCGGCTCATCGCCAGAAAAGCCGCCCGGTGTGGTTACGGCGAAAACCGCTCGAAGCCCGCCCTCCTCGTTCTTCAGGACGAGGAGGGCGGTGCCCTTTCCGGGGACCGATTCGTTCGGCGACTTTCCCCCTGTGCCACGAGTGGGCGGATGACCGACGAGCACCACCACACGCCGGACTTATCATCAGATGCCGCTTTCCGGAGCCAACCGGACAGGGCGCGGCGGAGAGGTGGTTCCGGGTGGTCAGCGTGGACCGCGGCGAGTGCGCCGGGAGACGGGCGAGGACACGCGGCGGGTCCGGACGATGAGCCACGAGCACTCGGGCGGGCCGAAGCCCGGCCCGCGCGGCATCGGGATCCTCGTCACCGGCAACCTGCTCGGCGGGGTCGCGGTCGCCTCCGGCTTCGCGGTGGGCGGGCTGCTCGTGGAGCGGATCGGCGGCACGTCCGTCGCGGGGCTGGGCCAGGCCGCGGGCGTGCTCGGCGCGGCGGTCGCCGCGGTGCCGCTGGCCGGCGTCGCGGCCCGGCACGGGCGGCGGCGCTCGCTCACCCTGGGATACGCGATCGCCGTGCTCGGCGGCGCGCTGATCGTCACGGCCGCCGTCGTCTCCCAGCTCGTCGTGCTGCTGGCCGGGCTGGCCATGTTCGGCGTCGGCCAGGCGGTGAACCTGCAGTCCCGGTACGCCGCCGCGGACGGCGCGGCCCCCGCCGCCCGGGCCAGGACGATGTCGATCGTCATCTGGGCCACCACGATCGGGTCCGTGGCCGGCCCCAACCTCAGCGAGATGGCCGACCGGTTCGGCAGGTGGCTCGGGCTGCCCGGCCTCGCCGGGCCCTACCTGGTCTCGGTCGTGTCCTTCGCCCTGGCGGGCGCGGTGGTCGCGGTGTTCCTCCGGCCCGCCGTACGGCCGTCCGGGCCGGCCGCCGGCAGCCCGCGCACGGCGGGGTCGGCGACGGCGCTGCGGTGGGCGGCGGCCCATCCCGTGGCGCGGTTCGCGGTCGTGCTCGTCGCGGTCGCGCACGCGACGATGGTCATGGTGATGGTGATGACGCCGCTCCACATGCAGCACCACGGCATGTCGCTGCGGCTGGTCGGCGTCGTGATCAGCCTGCACGTGCTCGGCATGTACGCCTTCAGCCCGGTCTTCGGCTGGCTGGCCGACCGGCTCGGCGCGGTCCGGACCGCGTGCGCGGGAATGCTGATGCTCGTGGCGGCCGTCGTGCTCGGCTTCGTGGCCGCGTCGGCCCCCGAGGGCAGCGCGCTCACCGCGCTCGCGCTGACCGTCCTCGGCATGGGCTGGTCGGCGTCGATGATCTCCGGGTCGGCGTTGCTCACCGGCGCCGCGCCGGACCACGTACGGGTGCCGTTGCAGGGGGCCACCGACGCCGGCATGAACTACGCGGGCGCGGCGGCGGCCGCGCTGGCCGGGCCGATCCTCGCCGCCGGCGGCTTCCGCGCGGTCAACGTCGCGGCGGCGGTCATCCTGGTGCCCGCCGTCGCCGCGGCGGCCGCCCTCCGCCGGGGCCGGGCGACCGCGGACGGATCCGAGGGGCGGCAGGAGCAGGCCGTGGAGCGCGGCCACGCCGACACCGGCTCCGGCTGAACGACAAGTCCGGCCAGATCACATCGAACAAGCGGCGCCAAACACGTGCCCTCGTTTTTTGCACTTTTCTTGACGCAGGCGCATCTCAACTGGCGCGGGCAACGCGGCGGGCCGTTGCTATGTTCCGGATACATGGTCGCCAAGAAATTCGGCGCGGCCCGACGTGCGCGGAAATCCGCTTTTCGTCGCGCGTATTTCCACCCGCATCAGCACGCTCGTGCGAATGAACGCACCCGAGAACATCCGGGCCAGTCAGGAGAACATGTGACATTCCGTCCCTTGCGCGCGCTGACGGCGGTATCGGTCGCCGCCGTGCTCACGGCGGCGTTGGTGGCGAGCCAGGGCGCGGCGGCCGGTGTGCCGCAGGCCCACGACCCGTCGAACAGTCCGACGCCGATGGCGAAGCTCAGCGCGAACACCAACACCCTCTACTCGCTGCGCTGGGACGAGATCGGCCCGGACAAGAGGCCGTACCCGCAGCTCGTCACCCAACTGCGCACTGCCCTGGGCCTGCCGAAGTCGTACCGGTACACGAACCTTTCCCAGCTGCTCGGCCAGTCCG
Proteins encoded in this window:
- a CDS encoding class I SAM-dependent methyltransferase, producing the protein MQRQPYVKRRRSRLSYQLAYALRHPGKVWPHLRRMSRDARLRLTTADHVSYYREVMRADIADLSADAAIGSHGRESWLRIGKMQFDYLRAHGLTPRDRVLDIGCGNLRLGWRLIEYLEPGHYYGVDISPEILLAAADTVARRGLQSRLPHLTVVDDLTFAFLPDEHFTVIHAHSVFSHSPIEVIDECLRHVGRILHPDGFFDFTFDRTEKAEHHVLREDFYYRTETLVNLAERYGLTARFMDDWERTRHKQSKLRVTR
- a CDS encoding MFS transporter translates to MSHEHSGGPKPGPRGIGILVTGNLLGGVAVASGFAVGGLLVERIGGTSVAGLGQAAGVLGAAVAAVPLAGVAARHGRRRSLTLGYAIAVLGGALIVTAAVVSQLVVLLAGLAMFGVGQAVNLQSRYAAADGAAPAARARTMSIVIWATTIGSVAGPNLSEMADRFGRWLGLPGLAGPYLVSVVSFALAGAVVAVFLRPAVRPSGPAAGSPRTAGSATALRWAAAHPVARFAVVLVAVAHATMVMVMVMTPLHMQHHGMSLRLVGVVISLHVLGMYAFSPVFGWLADRLGAVRTACAGMLMLVAAVVLGFVAASAPEGSALTALALTVLGMGWSASMISGSALLTGAAPDHVRVPLQGATDAGMNYAGAAAAALAGPILAAGGFRAVNVAAAVILVPAVAAAAALRRGRATADGSEGRQEQAVERGHADTGSG